Proteins found in one Sporosarcina jeotgali genomic segment:
- the pdhA gene encoding pyruvate dehydrogenase (acetyl-transferring) E1 component subunit alpha — protein MAAEKNKQFDPTSVLHEIEEKFEMFQILNEDGKIVNKESDPNLSDEQLTELMERMVYTRILDQRSIALNRQGRLGFYAPTAGQEASQLASHYALEKDDFILPGYRDVPQLIFHGLPLHMAFLWSRGHFLGSEIPEGLNIFPPQIIIGAQYVQAAGVALGFQKRGTKSVVMTYTGDGGTSQGDFYEGLNFAGAFRSPAIFVVQNNQFAISTPREVQTAAKTLAQKGIAAGIPSILVDGMDPLAVYAVTKDARERAVKGDGPTLIETMCYRYGPHTMAGDDPTRYRTSDIDSEWEKRDPIVRFRLYLESKNLWNEEKENEVIERAKQEIKDAIKQADQAPKQKVTDFLKIMYTGDMPYNVQEQFDIYTEKESK, from the coding sequence TTGAAATGTTCCAGATCCTGAACGAGGACGGTAAAATTGTAAATAAGGAATCTGATCCTAATTTATCCGATGAACAATTGACAGAGCTAATGGAGCGCATGGTGTATACACGCATACTCGATCAGCGCTCAATTGCGTTGAATCGACAAGGCCGTCTCGGCTTTTATGCACCTACAGCCGGACAAGAAGCATCACAGCTTGCATCGCACTATGCGTTAGAAAAAGATGATTTCATTCTGCCGGGGTACCGTGATGTACCACAACTGATTTTCCATGGTCTGCCACTACATATGGCGTTTCTTTGGTCGCGCGGACATTTCTTAGGAAGTGAAATTCCTGAAGGTCTGAATATCTTCCCGCCGCAAATTATTATCGGAGCACAGTATGTACAAGCAGCAGGAGTTGCACTCGGTTTCCAAAAACGCGGTACAAAATCTGTTGTCATGACGTACACAGGCGACGGCGGTACGTCACAAGGTGATTTCTACGAGGGACTTAACTTTGCAGGCGCATTCCGTTCACCGGCTATTTTCGTTGTTCAAAACAACCAATTCGCGATTTCAACTCCGCGTGAAGTTCAAACAGCTGCAAAAACACTTGCTCAAAAAGGAATTGCAGCAGGAATTCCAAGTATTCTTGTAGATGGAATGGATCCGCTGGCAGTTTACGCGGTTACAAAAGATGCACGTGAACGCGCGGTGAAAGGTGATGGGCCGACACTGATTGAAACGATGTGTTACCGTTACGGACCTCATACTATGGCTGGTGATGATCCAACTCGTTACCGTACATCTGATATTGACAGCGAATGGGAAAAACGTGACCCGATCGTCCGTTTCCGTTTATACCTAGAGAGTAAAAACCTTTGGAACGAAGAAAAAGAGAACGAAGTGATTGAACGTGCAAAGCAAGAAATAAAAGACGCAATCAAACAGGCAGACCAGGCACCAAAACAAAAAGTGACGGACTTCCTAAAAATTATGTATACAGGCGATATGCCTTACAACGTTCAGGAACAATTTGACATCTACACGGAAAAGGAGTCGAAATAA
- a CDS encoding alpha-ketoacid dehydrogenase subunit beta, which produces MAQLTMIQAITDAMRTELKNDENVLVFGEDVGKNGGVFRATEGLQKEFGEERVFDTPLAESGIGGLAIGLALTGYRPVMELQFFGFLFEVMDSVNGQAARMSFRSAGKLNAPITIRSPFGGGVATPEMHADSLEGLVAAQPGLKVVIPSTPYDAKGLLISAIKDENPVIFLEHMKLYRSFRQEVPEEEYTIPLGKADVKREGTDLSIITYGAMVQESLKAAEALEKDGHSVEVIDLRTIQPLDVETIIASVEKTNRAIVVQEAQRQAGIAANVVSEIMERAVLSLEAPVLRVTAPDTIYPFAQGENTWLPKADDIVATAKKVLEF; this is translated from the coding sequence ATGGCACAATTGACGATGATCCAAGCAATTACCGACGCAATGCGCACGGAATTGAAAAATGATGAAAATGTGCTCGTGTTCGGTGAGGACGTCGGTAAAAACGGCGGAGTCTTCCGGGCAACTGAAGGTCTTCAAAAAGAATTCGGTGAAGAGCGAGTGTTTGATACTCCACTTGCAGAATCTGGTATTGGCGGTCTGGCAATCGGTCTTGCATTGACTGGCTACCGTCCTGTAATGGAACTGCAATTTTTCGGCTTCTTATTCGAAGTAATGGACTCAGTAAACGGTCAAGCTGCACGTATGTCTTTCCGCAGTGCGGGTAAATTAAATGCACCAATTACAATCCGCTCACCATTTGGCGGGGGAGTGGCTACACCTGAAATGCACGCGGACAGCCTCGAAGGACTTGTTGCTGCTCAGCCTGGTTTAAAAGTAGTTATTCCATCAACGCCTTATGACGCAAAAGGCCTTCTAATCTCTGCAATCAAAGACGAGAACCCTGTCATCTTCCTAGAGCATATGAAACTGTATCGCTCGTTCCGCCAAGAAGTGCCTGAAGAAGAATACACAATTCCTTTGGGGAAAGCAGACGTAAAGCGTGAGGGAACTGATTTGTCAATCATCACTTACGGTGCAATGGTACAGGAAAGTCTTAAAGCAGCTGAAGCTCTTGAAAAAGATGGTCATTCTGTTGAAGTTATCGACTTGCGTACAATTCAGCCATTAGACGTTGAGACAATTATTGCATCTGTTGAAAAGACAAATCGTGCAATCGTTGTACAAGAGGCTCAGCGCCAAGCTGGAATTGCTGCAAATGTCGTTTCTGAAATCATGGAACGTGCAGTCTTAAGTCTTGAGGCACCAGTACTTCGCGTAACTGCGCCGGATACAATTTATCCGTTTGCACAAGGTGAAAACACATGGCTTCCTAAAGCGGATGACATTGTGGCAACAGCGAAAAAAGTACTTGAATTTTAA
- a CDS encoding dihydrolipoamide acetyltransferase family protein: MAYHFRLPDIGEGIHEGEIVKWFVAEGDTINEDDTLLEVQNDKSVVEIPSPVSGKIEEILVKEGTVAVVGDKLIRIDSPDHEDEAEEEEAPAEEKQEAPSKAESQVQATAEKGQSIDKEDAPKEEAGPATDATPDAEKKAASQDVDPNRRVIAMPSVRKFAREEGVDIRQVAGSGKNGRVLKEDIESFKSGGSKTAQNETNKENASAGAQEEQQAESAQTEQPKAIEVPEGDFPETREKLSNIRKVIAKAMVNSKHTAPHVTLLDEVDVTELVAHRKKFKGIAAEQDIKLTYLPYVVKALVSTLRKFPELNTSLDDATEELIQKHYFNIGIAADTDRGLLVPVIKHADRKSIFAISKEISDLGGKARDGKLAASEMKGASCSITNIGSAGGQWFTPIINHPEVAILGIGRISEKPVVKNGEIVAAPMLALSLVFDHRVIDGATGQQALNHLKHLLGNPELLLMEA, from the coding sequence GTGGCATATCATTTCCGTTTACCAGATATCGGAGAAGGAATTCATGAAGGCGAAATCGTTAAGTGGTTTGTTGCTGAAGGCGACACGATTAACGAAGACGATACGCTTCTTGAAGTACAAAACGACAAATCTGTCGTGGAAATCCCTTCACCCGTGTCAGGAAAAATAGAAGAAATACTTGTTAAAGAAGGTACTGTAGCAGTTGTAGGAGATAAATTGATTCGAATTGATTCTCCGGACCACGAAGACGAGGCGGAAGAGGAAGAGGCTCCTGCAGAAGAAAAACAGGAAGCTCCATCAAAAGCCGAATCCCAGGTACAAGCTACTGCAGAAAAAGGACAGTCTATAGATAAAGAAGACGCACCGAAAGAAGAAGCAGGTCCAGCAACTGATGCAACACCGGATGCAGAGAAGAAAGCAGCGAGTCAAGATGTTGATCCCAACCGACGCGTCATTGCAATGCCTTCTGTCCGTAAATTTGCTCGTGAAGAAGGCGTTGACATTCGTCAAGTCGCGGGTTCAGGTAAAAATGGCCGTGTTTTGAAAGAAGACATCGAGTCCTTTAAGTCAGGCGGCAGCAAAACAGCTCAAAACGAAACAAACAAAGAGAATGCTTCAGCTGGAGCTCAAGAAGAACAGCAGGCAGAATCTGCACAAACAGAGCAGCCTAAAGCGATTGAAGTACCTGAAGGCGACTTCCCTGAAACACGCGAGAAACTTTCTAATATCCGTAAAGTGATTGCGAAAGCTATGGTGAACTCTAAACATACTGCGCCTCACGTAACACTTCTTGACGAAGTGGATGTAACTGAACTAGTTGCACACCGCAAGAAGTTCAAAGGGATCGCAGCTGAACAAGATATTAAATTGACGTATTTACCGTATGTCGTTAAGGCTCTCGTTTCGACTTTACGCAAATTCCCAGAACTGAACACATCACTTGACGATGCAACTGAAGAGCTGATTCAGAAGCATTATTTCAATATCGGAATTGCAGCTGATACGGATCGCGGACTGCTGGTACCTGTTATTAAACATGCAGATCGTAAATCAATTTTTGCCATTTCAAAAGAAATCTCTGATCTCGGCGGAAAAGCTCGAGACGGTAAACTGGCTGCTTCAGAAATGAAGGGCGCGTCATGCTCGATTACTAACATTGGTTCTGCAGGCGGTCAGTGGTTTACTCCGATTATTAACCATCCGGAAGTTGCCATTCTTGGGATTGGCCGTATTTCAGAAAAACCAGTAGTGAAAAATGGTGAAATCGTTGCCGCACCTATGTTAGCATTATCATTAGTGTTTGATCATCGAGTCATTGATGGAGCAACGGGGCAACAAGCGTTGAATCATCTCAAGCACTTGCTAGGAAATCCAGAACTTTTATTAATGGAGGCGTAA
- the lpdA gene encoding dihydrolipoyl dehydrogenase, with the protein MVVGDFPIETDTLVVGSGPGGYVAAIRAAQLGQKVTIVEKNTIGGVCLNVGCIPSKALISVGHRFVSAQDADDMGITASDVKLDFSKAMAFKEGVVKKLTGGVEGLLKGNKVEIVKGEAYFVDANTARVMNDTSAQTYKFKNVILATGARPVEIPNFKFSKRVINSTGALELKELPKKLVVIGGGYIGTELGSAYANLGSEVTIIEGADDILTGFEKQMTQLVKKGLKKKGVEVVVKATAKGAEETDSGVKVTYEVKGEEKTVEADYVLVTVGRRPNTDEMGLEELGLKFEERGILSVDKQCRTSISNIYAIGDIVPGLQLAHKASYEGKIAAEAIAGEKSEVDYMAIPAVCFTDPELATVGLNEKQAKDEGYEVTVGKFPFGANGRALALNAPDGFVKLVARKEDGLLLGAQIAGENASDMIAEMAIAIEGGMTLEDVSMTIHAHPTLGEISMEAAEVALGKPIHILSK; encoded by the coding sequence ATGGTAGTAGGAGACTTTCCAATTGAAACAGATACACTCGTAGTCGGTTCAGGTCCTGGAGGATATGTAGCAGCAATCCGTGCTGCACAGCTCGGACAAAAAGTAACGATTGTTGAAAAGAACACAATCGGCGGTGTTTGTCTGAACGTAGGCTGTATCCCTTCAAAAGCACTCATTTCTGTCGGACATCGTTTTGTAAGTGCACAAGACGCTGACGATATGGGGATTACGGCATCAGACGTAAAACTTGATTTCTCTAAAGCTATGGCATTTAAAGAAGGCGTTGTGAAGAAGCTTACAGGCGGCGTTGAAGGGCTCCTTAAAGGGAACAAAGTTGAAATCGTTAAAGGCGAAGCATACTTTGTTGATGCTAACACTGCGCGTGTGATGAATGACACATCTGCACAAACGTATAAATTTAAGAATGTGATTCTAGCAACTGGCGCACGTCCTGTTGAGATTCCGAACTTCAAATTCTCTAAACGCGTAATCAATTCTACAGGTGCTCTTGAATTAAAAGAGCTTCCTAAGAAATTGGTAGTGATCGGTGGAGGATATATCGGTACTGAGCTTGGTTCTGCCTATGCAAACCTAGGATCTGAAGTAACGATTATTGAAGGCGCGGATGATATTCTTACAGGCTTCGAGAAGCAAATGACGCAGCTTGTGAAAAAAGGATTAAAGAAAAAAGGCGTTGAAGTTGTTGTGAAAGCAACAGCTAAAGGTGCTGAAGAAACAGATTCTGGCGTGAAAGTTACGTATGAAGTAAAAGGTGAAGAAAAAACCGTCGAAGCTGACTACGTACTTGTAACTGTTGGACGCCGTCCGAATACAGATGAGATGGGACTTGAAGAGCTCGGCTTGAAATTTGAAGAGCGCGGAATTCTAAGTGTGGATAAGCAATGCCGCACGAGCATCTCAAATATTTACGCAATCGGTGATATCGTTCCTGGTTTACAGCTTGCACATAAAGCGTCTTACGAAGGTAAGATTGCTGCTGAAGCAATTGCTGGTGAAAAATCAGAAGTGGATTACATGGCAATTCCTGCAGTGTGCTTCACAGACCCAGAACTTGCAACTGTCGGCCTGAACGAAAAGCAGGCAAAAGATGAAGGGTATGAAGTAACAGTAGGCAAATTCCCATTCGGTGCGAATGGTCGTGCGCTTGCACTTAACGCTCCAGATGGTTTTGTTAAGCTTGTAGCGCGTAAAGAAGACGGCTTGTTACTTGGTGCTCAAATTGCAGGGGAGAATGCATCTGATATGATCGCTGAAATGGCAATTGCTATTGAAGGCGGAATGACGCTGGAAGACGTTTCAATGACAATTCATGCACACCCTACATTGGGAGAAATTTCAATGGAAGCAGCTGAAGTTGCACTTGGTAAACCGATTCACATTCTTTCTAAATAA
- a CDS encoding UPF0223 family protein codes for MEYSYPLRADWSTDEILIVTGFFTCIEKAFEQGIGRDELLSAYNAFKKVVPSMAEEKTLFKEFKEASNYECYKLVKRAKEDASGELIKG; via the coding sequence ATGGAGTATAGTTATCCACTGCGTGCAGACTGGTCAACAGATGAAATTTTGATTGTAACCGGTTTTTTCACTTGTATTGAAAAAGCGTTTGAGCAAGGAATTGGAAGAGATGAGCTGCTAAGTGCGTATAATGCGTTTAAGAAGGTTGTACCTTCAATGGCGGAAGAGAAAACGTTATTTAAGGAATTTAAAGAAGCGAGTAATTATGAATGCTATAAATTAGTGAAGCGAGCAAAAGAGGACGCCAGCGGAGAACTTATAAAAGGATAA
- a CDS encoding YktB family protein: MTKTFWTENDFSVFEVDGLDARMSLLQERIQPKFVKLGELFTPLLSAHGKGEFFPHVAKHARRTVNPPSDSWVAFAPAKRGYKALPHFQIGLWGSHLFIVLAIIYENPDKKGISERLMNDLSMVTSLPEDYIVSGDHMKPDATLISEIGQDGLAALLERLHDVKKAEFLVGRHLDRKQAARMSDKEFLSYAEKTFEQLLPVYDRVIG; the protein is encoded by the coding sequence TTGACAAAAACATTTTGGACAGAAAATGATTTTTCTGTTTTTGAAGTAGATGGATTGGATGCGCGAATGTCCTTATTGCAGGAGCGAATTCAACCTAAATTCGTGAAATTGGGTGAACTTTTCACACCCTTGCTGTCCGCTCATGGAAAGGGAGAGTTTTTCCCGCATGTTGCAAAGCATGCAAGACGGACAGTGAATCCCCCATCTGACAGCTGGGTTGCATTCGCTCCGGCTAAAAGAGGTTACAAAGCACTTCCACACTTTCAGATTGGTCTTTGGGGATCACATTTATTCATTGTTCTTGCTATTATTTACGAAAATCCCGATAAAAAAGGAATTTCAGAACGTTTGATGAATGATCTGTCCATGGTCACATCTTTGCCTGAGGATTATATTGTTTCAGGGGACCATATGAAACCCGATGCGACCCTGATTTCAGAGATAGGTCAAGATGGTTTAGCCGCTCTACTTGAACGGCTGCACGATGTAAAGAAAGCGGAATTTCTCGTCGGACGTCATCTGGATCGCAAACAAGCAGCAAGGATGTCGGATAAAGAATTTTTATCATACGCGGAAAAAACATTCGAACAACTTTTACCTGTGTATGATCGAGTAATCGGATAA
- a CDS encoding inositol monophosphatase family protein, with protein sequence MNWGALDRYAKSLIKEAGHHIKHSFFTEIEISSKSSANDLVTNIDQEIEQFFISRIRRDFPDHRIMGEEGFGDDIQSLEGIIWFLDPIDGTMNFIHQKRNFAISLGIYIDGIGMLGYVYDVMADDLYSAMKDEGAYLNDIQLPKLKSTTIEEAIIGVNASWVAPNRYVDNEPMIDLVNRCRGTRSYGSAAIELTHVAAGRVDVYMSMRLSPWDVAGGMIIASEVGAVSSTMKGERPGLLEQETFIVANASIHSQLLDDFIALKK encoded by the coding sequence ATGAATTGGGGAGCACTTGACCGTTACGCGAAATCATTAATTAAAGAAGCGGGTCATCACATAAAACATTCATTTTTTACCGAAATTGAAATTAGCTCGAAGTCATCCGCGAACGATTTGGTTACGAATATCGACCAGGAGATTGAACAATTTTTCATCAGTCGAATCAGACGTGATTTTCCTGATCATCGAATTATGGGGGAAGAAGGATTTGGGGATGACATTCAATCACTGGAAGGGATCATTTGGTTTTTAGATCCTATTGACGGAACGATGAATTTTATCCATCAAAAACGGAACTTTGCTATTTCATTAGGGATTTATATAGACGGTATAGGAATGCTTGGTTATGTGTACGATGTCATGGCTGACGATTTATATTCCGCGATGAAGGATGAAGGCGCTTATCTTAATGATATTCAACTTCCAAAGTTGAAAAGCACGACAATTGAAGAAGCAATTATTGGAGTAAATGCAAGCTGGGTTGCTCCCAATCGATATGTAGATAACGAACCGATGATTGACCTCGTTAACAGATGCAGAGGGACACGCTCATATGGCTCAGCAGCTATCGAATTGACACATGTAGCAGCAGGAAGGGTCGATGTATATATGTCGATGAGGTTATCCCCGTGGGACGTTGCAGGCGGTATGATCATTGCTTCCGAAGTTGGAGCCGTTTCTTCTACAATGAAAGGTGAGCGGCCGGGACTGCTTGAGCAAGAGACGTTTATTGTTGCGAATGCGAGTATCCATTCACAGTTGCTTGATGATTTCATCGCATTAAAAAAGTGA
- a CDS encoding YlaF family protein encodes MKNVKWVFVLYALGAVLSMFMIGIAVGVKSFLLAIAAIVSLILIMGNGFKTKKKLREQGLL; translated from the coding sequence TTGAAAAATGTCAAATGGGTGTTCGTTTTATACGCTCTGGGTGCTGTTCTATCAATGTTTATGATTGGAATTGCTGTCGGCGTAAAAAGTTTTTTATTGGCGATTGCAGCAATTGTTTCTCTTATCCTGATCATGGGGAATGGCTTTAAAACAAAAAAGAAGTTACGCGAGCAAGGACTTCTTTAA
- the typA gene encoding translational GTPase TypA produces MTNTRNDLRNIAIIAHVDHGKTTLVDQLLKQSGIFRSNEQVEERAMDSNEIERERGITILAKNTAIEYEDTKINILDTPGHADFGGEVERILKMVDGVVLVVDAFEGCMPQTRFVLKKALEINLKPIVVVNKIDREFARPEEVVDEVLELFIELDANDEQLEFPVVFASGFNGTASLSPDPADQEDTLKVLYEAILDKIPAPIDNREEPLQFQVSLLDYSDYVGRIGIGRVFRGTMKVGQQVSVMKRDGAVKNFRVTKMYGFLGLKRIEIEEAYAGDLIAISGMDDIDVGETVCPTDHQEALPLLHVDEPTLQMKFLVNNSPFAGREGKWVTSRKIEERLEQQLQTDVSLRVDPTETPDAWMVSGRGELHLSILIENMRREGFELQVSKPEVIVKTIDGKRCEPVENVQIDVPEEYTGAVIESMGERKGEMLDMVNNGNGQVRMTFLVPARGLIGYSTDFLTLTRGYGILNHSFDSYKPMTSEKVGGRRNGVLVSMENGKVTAYSVMQLEDRGIMFVEAGTDIYAGMVVGENTRESDITINLTRIKHATNVRSATKDQTVSTKKPKIMTLEEALQYASEDEYCEVTPVSIRIRKKILDKNEREKSQKKSK; encoded by the coding sequence ATGACAAACACACGAAATGATCTTAGAAATATAGCTATTATCGCCCACGTTGACCATGGTAAAACAACACTAGTTGACCAGTTATTGAAGCAATCAGGTATTTTCCGTTCAAATGAGCAAGTTGAAGAGCGCGCGATGGACTCAAACGAAATTGAGCGCGAGCGTGGAATTACGATTCTTGCGAAAAATACTGCAATCGAATATGAAGACACGAAAATCAATATTTTGGATACACCAGGACACGCTGACTTCGGTGGAGAAGTTGAACGTATTCTTAAAATGGTTGATGGCGTAGTTCTAGTCGTTGACGCATTTGAAGGATGTATGCCGCAAACACGTTTCGTATTGAAAAAAGCTCTTGAAATCAACCTAAAGCCAATCGTTGTCGTAAATAAAATCGACCGTGAATTTGCACGTCCTGAAGAAGTAGTTGATGAAGTTCTTGAACTCTTCATCGAATTGGATGCAAATGACGAGCAACTTGAATTCCCTGTAGTATTTGCTTCAGGATTCAATGGTACTGCGAGTCTTTCTCCAGACCCAGCTGATCAAGAAGATACATTGAAAGTATTGTACGAAGCAATTCTTGATAAAATTCCAGCTCCAATCGACAATCGTGAAGAGCCGCTTCAATTCCAAGTATCTCTTCTTGACTACAGTGATTATGTAGGTCGTATTGGTATTGGACGCGTATTCCGCGGAACGATGAAAGTAGGACAACAAGTTAGTGTTATGAAACGTGACGGAGCTGTTAAAAACTTCCGCGTTACAAAAATGTACGGTTTCTTAGGATTGAAACGTATTGAAATCGAAGAGGCATATGCAGGTGACTTGATCGCGATTTCTGGTATGGATGATATTGACGTTGGTGAAACAGTTTGTCCTACAGACCATCAAGAAGCACTGCCATTGCTGCACGTAGATGAGCCTACATTGCAAATGAAGTTCCTTGTAAACAACAGTCCATTCGCTGGCCGTGAAGGGAAATGGGTCACTTCAAGAAAAATCGAAGAGCGTCTAGAGCAGCAATTGCAAACAGACGTATCGTTGCGTGTAGATCCTACGGAAACTCCTGATGCATGGATGGTTTCTGGCCGTGGAGAACTTCACTTATCAATTTTGATTGAAAACATGAGACGTGAAGGATTTGAACTTCAAGTTTCAAAGCCTGAAGTAATTGTTAAAACAATAGATGGTAAACGTTGTGAGCCAGTAGAGAATGTTCAAATTGATGTTCCTGAAGAATATACAGGGGCAGTAATCGAATCCATGGGTGAACGTAAAGGCGAAATGCTGGATATGGTCAACAATGGAAACGGACAAGTTCGTATGACGTTCTTAGTGCCTGCACGAGGATTGATTGGATATTCTACAGACTTCTTAACGCTGACACGCGGATACGGAATCCTCAATCATTCATTCGATTCTTATAAGCCAATGACATCTGAAAAAGTCGGCGGACGTCGCAATGGTGTTCTGGTTTCTATGGAGAATGGTAAAGTAACAGCTTATAGTGTTATGCAGCTAGAAGACCGTGGAATCATGTTCGTCGAAGCGGGTACTGATATCTATGCAGGTATGGTTGTTGGAGAGAACACGCGTGAAAGTGATATCACAATCAACTTAACACGTATTAAACATGCTACTAACGTACGTTCTGCTACAAAAGATCAGACAGTTTCAACTAAGAAACCTAAGATCATGACGCTTGAAGAAGCTCTTCAATATGCGAGTGAAGATGAGTACTGTGAAGTAACACCTGTTTCGATTCGGATTCGTAAGAAAATTCTCGATAAGAACGAACGCGAAAAGTCACAGAAAAAGAGCAAATAA
- a CDS encoding YlaH-like family protein, with protein MKVEDSELVATKMSGIAKLIYEMMPNFDAAGYVLFALVFLLAALVYKLGFARKIKPLQNLVIYTFLFIGCLVLTFLAFFLPIVEGLIVAALILIIYRVRRLNEHQKDPVA; from the coding sequence ATGAAGGTAGAGGATTCAGAGCTCGTAGCCACTAAGATGTCCGGCATCGCGAAGTTAATTTACGAAATGATGCCGAATTTCGATGCCGCGGGCTACGTACTGTTCGCCCTCGTGTTTTTACTGGCAGCCTTAGTGTATAAACTAGGCTTTGCCAGGAAAATCAAGCCATTGCAAAATCTTGTCATTTATACGTTTTTGTTTATCGGCTGCCTCGTGCTAACGTTCTTAGCATTTTTCCTTCCGATCGTGGAGGGGCTAATTGTAGCCGCGCTGATTCTTATTATTTATAGAGTCCGCAGATTAAATGAACATCAAAAAGATCCAGTCGCATAA
- a CDS encoding YlaI family protein, translated as MRVKCVMCDEIGKLSDEDPLAKKLRNRPIHTYMCEACRERIGELTQLRIATGNFNFRRSSHPAENEF; from the coding sequence ATGCGTGTTAAATGTGTAATGTGCGATGAAATCGGTAAACTGAGCGATGAAGATCCACTCGCAAAGAAATTGCGCAACCGGCCGATTCATACATATATGTGTGAAGCTTGCCGAGAGCGTATTGGAGAATTAACGCAGCTGCGCATAGCAACAGGAAACTTCAATTTCCGCCGCAGTTCCCATCCAGCTGAAAATGAGTTTTAA
- a CDS encoding peptidyl-prolyl cis-trans isomerase — translation METIVPIKGNVKHTITLDPTVWIFDDRRLDLETYFTTESEEFDEMEDYKERMGKHWSREIMEGATYPPTLKSEKKYEKQKMLTGTFGIIFEPFLKNAIPAEDATTITFETADGEYDFPITDAANLLFQFSLKGKPLKEDGPIHVMLKDGSNRNNPIRNVSAIRIS, via the coding sequence GTGGAAACTATTGTACCAATTAAAGGAAATGTTAAACATACGATTACGCTGGACCCCACTGTCTGGATTTTTGATGACAGACGACTCGACTTGGAAACGTATTTTACGACAGAAAGTGAAGAGTTCGATGAGATGGAAGATTATAAAGAGCGGATGGGGAAACACTGGTCTCGAGAAATTATGGAAGGTGCGACCTATCCCCCAACCCTGAAGTCCGAAAAGAAATATGAGAAACAAAAAATGCTGACGGGAACATTTGGAATTATTTTCGAGCCTTTTTTGAAAAATGCAATTCCAGCAGAAGATGCGACAACCATCACTTTTGAAACAGCTGATGGAGAATACGACTTCCCGATCACAGACGCAGCAAATTTGCTATTCCAGTTCAGCTTGAAAGGCAAACCGTTAAAAGAAGATGGCCCCATTCACGTTATGCTAAAGGACGGCTCAAATCGAAATAATCCAATCCGTAATGTTTCGGCAATCCGAATTAGCTGA
- a CDS encoding YlaN family protein gives MDIEVQETYQEKAIMQLQADADKIAQLIKVQMDHLTMPQCPLYEEVLDTQMYGLSREIDFAVKLGLIERERGKNILSVLEKEMNILHELSIKK, from the coding sequence ATGGATATAGAAGTACAGGAAACCTATCAGGAAAAAGCTATAATGCAGCTGCAGGCGGATGCAGATAAAATCGCCCAGCTCATTAAAGTGCAGATGGATCATTTGACGATGCCGCAATGTCCTTTGTATGAAGAAGTACTGGACACGCAAATGTATGGCCTGTCTCGTGAAATCGACTTTGCCGTGAAGCTTGGTCTTATTGAGAGAGAGCGTGGAAAGAACATACTTTCTGTTTTAGAGAAGGAAATGAACATCTTACATGAACTTAGCATAAAAAAATAA